One genomic window of Conger conger chromosome 7, fConCon1.1, whole genome shotgun sequence includes the following:
- the LOC133133365 gene encoding diacylglycerol O-acyltransferase 2-like, with translation MTRGGICLVNRNSIEYILSRNGTGNAVVIVVGGAAESLNCAPSMNSVTLKNRKVFVKLALQQGADLVPVYSFGENEVYKQLIFEEGTWWRLAQRRLQELLGFAICLFHLGPVTFTWGLVPYCKPITTVVGEPITVPKIEEPSQEVVDQYHAMYISSLVKLFDEYKVRFAQKHSVLEVQ, from the exons ATGACTCGTGGAG GCATCTGTCTGGTGAACCGAAACTCCATCGAATACATCCTGTCCCGGAACGGAACGGGCAATGCCGTGGTCATTGTTGTTGGGGGAGCGGCAGAGTCCCTGAACTGCGCTCCCAGCATGAATTCTGTCACCCTGAAGAACCGCAAGGTATTTGTGAAATTGGCCCTGCAACAGGG GGCTGACCTGGTGCCTGTGTACTCGTTTGGGGAGAACGAGGTCTACAAGCAGCTGATCTTCGAGGAGGGCACGTGGTGGCGGCTGGCTCAGAGGAGACTGCAGGAGTTGCTGGGGTTCGCAATCTGCTTGTTCCACCTGGGGCCTG TGACCTTCACCTGGGGCCTGGTGCCTTACTGTAAACCCATCACCACTGTCG TTGGAGAGCCCATCACCGTGCCTAAGATCGAGGAGCCCAGCCAGGAAGTGGTGGACCAGTACCATGCCATGTACATCAGCTCTCTGGTTAAACTCTTCGACGAGTACAAGGTCCGCTTCGCCCAGAAGCATAGCGTCCTAGAGGTCCAGTGA